A window of the Citrus sinensis cultivar Valencia sweet orange chromosome 9, DVS_A1.0, whole genome shotgun sequence genome harbors these coding sequences:
- the LOC102607520 gene encoding uncharacterized protein LOC102607520: MKSVVGLVVSNKMQKSVVVAVDRLFHHKVYNRYVKRTSKFMAHDENNQCNIGDRVRLDPSRPLSKHKHWAVAEILKKARIYVPPSADNAAAAAVSNTQTEALVSSS; this comes from the exons ATGAAGTCGGTGGTGGGATTGGTAGTGTCAAACAAGATGCAAAAATCAGTAGTGGTGGCCGTTGACAGACTCTTTCACCACAAGGTTTACAATCGGTATGTCAAACGAACCTCCAAATTCATGGCCCACGACGAGAACAATCAATGCAACATCGGTGACCGA GTTAGGTTGGATCCTTCTAGACCGTTAAGCAAGCATAAGCATTGGGCTGTTGCCGAAATTCTAAAGAAAGCACGTATCTATGTACCACCCTCAGCGGAtaatgctgctgctgctgctgtttcAAATACCCAGACTGAAGCACTGGTTTCATCATCTTAA
- the LOC102607815 gene encoding 2-dehydro-3-deoxyphosphooctonate aldolase, producing the protein MEQMLCQNNKCKIFARSHSVTHFSLSKQNEGMDPSTALFNQLKAAEPFFLLAGPNVIESEEHIMRMAKHIKSISTKVGLPLVFKSSFDKANRTSSKSFRGPGMVEGLKILEKVKIAYDIPIVTDVHETVQCEEVGKVADIIQIPAFLCRQTDLLVAAAKTGKIINIKKGQFCASSVMVNSAEKVRLAGNPNVMVCERGTMFGYNDLIVDPRNLEWMREANCPVVADVTHSLQQPAGKKLDGGGVASGGLRELIPCIARTAIAVGVDGVFMEVHDDPLNAPVDGPTQWPLRNLEELLEELVAIAKVSKGKQRMNIDLTPFRD; encoded by the exons ATGGAACAGATGCtttgtcaaaataataaatgtaaaatctTTGCACGCTCTCATTCAGTCActcatttctctctctcaaagcAAAACGAAGGGATGGATCCATCAACTGCTTTGTTTAACCAACTCAAG GCAGCTGAGCCGTTTTTCTTGTTGGCGGGTCCAAATGTGATTGAATCAGAGGAACACATAATGCGCATGGCCAAGCACATCAAGAGTATCTCTACCAA AGTTGGGTTGCCGCTTGTTTTCAAGTCAAGCTTTGACAAAGCTAATAGAACATCTTCCAAGTCATTTCGTGGTCCCGGCATGGTTGAAGGCTTGAAG ATCCTAGAGAAGGTTAAAATAGCTTATGACATTCCCATTGTGACTGATGTGCATGAAACTGTTCAG TGTGAAGAAGTTGGCAAAGTTGCGGATATCATCCAGATTCCAGCATTTTTATGCCGTCAG ACAGATCTTCTAGTTGCAGCAGCCAAGActggaaaaattattaatattaaaaaaggaCAGTTCTGTGCTTCCTCA GTAATGGTAAATTCTGCAGAGAAGGTTAGATTGGCTGGAAATCCAAATGTGATGGTATGCGAGAGAGGAACCATGTTTGGCTATA ATGATTTGATTGTTGATCCACGGAATTTGGAGTGGATGAGAGAAGCTAATTGTCCTGTT GTAGCTGATGTCACGCATTCATTACAACAGCCTGCTGGCAAGAAG TTGGATGGAGGAGGTGTTGCCAGTGGTGGTCTTCGTGAATTGATACCTTGCATTGCAAGGACGGCAATTGCTGTTGGCGTAGATGGAGTTTTTATGGAG GTACATGATGATCCTCTTAATGCACCAGTTGATGGCCCTACCCAATgg CCTCTCCGCAATTTGGAGGAACTGCTAGAGGAGCTTGTGGCCATAGCT AAAGTAAGCAAGGGGAAACAACGCATGAACATTGATCTCACACCATTTCGTGATTAA